The following are encoded together in the Gilvimarinus sp. DA14 genome:
- the hemC gene encoding hydroxymethylbilane synthase, translated as MSQPIHRTIRIATRKSLLALWQAEYVKAELEKHHPGLAVELVPLTSRGDKILDVPLAKVGGKGLFVKELEQAMLADEADIAVHSMKDVPMEFPEGLGLAVICEREDPRDAFVSNKFNTLDALPEGSVVGTSSLRRQCQVLAARPDLTVNFLRGNVQTRLKKLDDGEFDAIILASAGLIRLQLQQRIASFMAPEVSLPAGGQGAVGIECRTDDTELHELLAPLHHAPTAVCVEAERAMNRRLEGGCQVPIACYAVRENDQLWLRGLVGAVDGSTLLYEEDRGPEQSAEAMGIAMAERLLAAGADKILAEVYGRELQ; from the coding sequence ATGAGCCAGCCTATTCATCGCACCATACGTATTGCCACACGCAAAAGCCTGTTGGCCCTGTGGCAGGCGGAATATGTAAAAGCCGAGCTGGAAAAACATCACCCAGGGCTTGCCGTTGAACTGGTGCCCCTTACCAGCCGCGGCGACAAGATTCTCGATGTGCCCTTGGCCAAGGTGGGCGGCAAAGGCTTGTTCGTAAAAGAGCTGGAACAGGCCATGCTGGCCGATGAGGCCGATATTGCCGTGCACTCTATGAAAGATGTGCCCATGGAGTTTCCTGAGGGGCTGGGCCTGGCCGTTATCTGCGAGCGCGAAGATCCGCGCGACGCTTTTGTCAGCAATAAATTTAACACCCTTGATGCACTGCCGGAGGGCAGCGTGGTGGGTACTTCCAGTTTGCGACGTCAGTGCCAAGTGCTCGCGGCTCGGCCAGATCTAACCGTTAACTTTTTGCGCGGTAATGTGCAAACCCGGCTAAAAAAGCTGGACGACGGCGAGTTCGACGCCATTATCCTCGCCAGCGCCGGGCTGATTCGCCTGCAGTTGCAGCAGCGTATTGCCAGCTTTATGGCGCCCGAAGTGAGTTTGCCTGCCGGTGGGCAGGGCGCGGTGGGAATTGAATGCCGCACCGATGACACCGAGCTACACGAGTTGCTCGCGCCTTTGCATCATGCCCCCACCGCCGTCTGTGTCGAGGCCGAGCGCGCCATGAATCGCCGTCTTGAAGGTGGTTGTCAGGTGCCTATTGCCTGTTATGCGGTGCGCGAAAACGACCAGCTATGGCTGCGCGGTCTGGTCGGCGCGGTGGATGGTTCGACTCTATTGTACGAAGAAGACCGAGGTCCCGAGCAAAGTGCTGAGGCCATGGGCATAGCGATGGCCGAGCGTTTGCTGGCAGCTGGCGCCGATAAAATTCTTGCCGAAGTGTATGGTCGCGAGCTGCAATGA
- a CDS encoding LytTR family DNA-binding domain-containing protein encodes MDNVMLEILVVDDEPLARARLVRMIEELDGYAVSAEAANTAEALAQIDQVDPDIVLLDIQMPGDNGLSAARQIGELDDPPALIFCTAFDEHALEAFATVAVGYLLKPVRREHLHEALRQAAKPNKLQRAATGPKSAPLSITAKTHRGVERIPLSEVRFFLADQKYVTVYHTSGQHLLDNSLKELEQMLGDRVVRVHRNALVVIEHIRALERNPEGGYCLRLTDMEQRPSVSRRHAGAVKALLQSL; translated from the coding sequence ATGGATAATGTAATGTTAGAAATACTGGTTGTGGATGACGAGCCTCTGGCGCGCGCTCGACTGGTGCGCATGATTGAGGAGCTGGATGGTTACGCGGTTTCCGCAGAGGCGGCGAATACGGCTGAAGCTTTGGCGCAAATTGATCAGGTCGACCCGGATATTGTCCTGCTTGATATTCAGATGCCGGGTGATAACGGCTTAAGCGCGGCGCGACAAATCGGTGAGCTGGATGATCCTCCGGCGCTAATATTCTGCACCGCTTTTGACGAACATGCGCTGGAGGCATTTGCCACAGTTGCGGTGGGTTATCTGCTTAAACCGGTGCGCCGTGAGCACTTGCACGAGGCGCTGCGTCAAGCCGCCAAGCCCAACAAGCTGCAGCGCGCGGCGACCGGGCCCAAGTCTGCCCCGCTCAGTATTACCGCCAAAACGCACCGCGGCGTAGAGCGTATCCCGCTGAGCGAAGTGCGCTTTTTCCTTGCCGATCAAAAGTATGTCACTGTCTATCACACTTCGGGCCAGCACCTGTTGGATAACTCACTCAAAGAGCTGGAACAAATGCTGGGCGATCGGGTGGTAAGAGTGCACCGCAATGCGCTGGTGGTGATAGAGCATATTCGCGCCTTGGAGCGCAATCCGGAGGGGGGCTACTGCCTACGCCTCACGGACATGGAGCAGCGCCCGTCTGTCAGTCGCCGCCACGCGGGTGCGGTAAAAGCTCTATTGCAGAGCCTGTAG